The Macaca fascicularis isolate 582-1 chromosome 11, T2T-MFA8v1.1 genome includes a region encoding these proteins:
- the FOXM1 gene encoding forkhead box protein M1 isoform X9, which translates to MKTSPRRPLILKRRRLPLPVQNAPSETSEEEPKRSPARQEPNQAEASKEVAESNTCKFPAGIKIINHPTMSNTQVVAIPNNADIHSIITALTAKGKESGSSGPNKFILISCGGAPTQPPGLQPQTQTSYDAKRTEVTLETLGPQPAARDGNLPRPPGALCEQKRETCADGEAAGCTINKSLSNIQWLRKTSSDGLGSCSIKQEMEEKENCHLEQRQVKVQGAHVQVEEPSRPSTSWQNSVSERPPYSYMAMIQFAINSTERKRMTLKDIYTWIEDHFPYFKHIAKPGWKNSIRHNLSLHDMFVRETSANGKVSFWTIHPSANRYLTLDQVFKQQKRPNPELRRNMTIKTELPLSARRKMKPLLPRVSSYLVPIQFPVNQSLVLQPSVKVPLPLAASLMSSELARHSKRVRIAPKVLLAEEGTAPLPSAGPGKEEKLLCGEGLCPLLPVQSIKEEQIQPGEEMPHLARPIKVESPPLEEWPSPAPSFKEESSHSWEDSPQSPTPRPKKSYGGLRSPTRCVSEMLVIPHRERRERSRSRRKQHLLPPCVAEPELLFSEGPSTSRWAAELPFPADSSQPAPQLSYPQEEGGPFKTPIKETLPISSTPSKSVLPRTPESWRLTPPAKVGGLDFSPVQTPQGASGPLPDPLELMDLSTTPLKSVPPFESPQRLLSSEPLDLASVPFGNSSPSDIEVPKPGSPEPQVSGLAANRSLTEGLVLDTMNDSLSKILLDISFPGLEEDPLGPDNINWSQFIPELQ; encoded by the exons ATGAAAACCAGCCCCCGTCGGCCACTGATTCTCAAAAGACGGAGGCTGCCCCTTCCTGTTCAAAATGCCCCAAGTGAAACATCAGAGGAGGAACCCAAGAGATCCCCTGCCCGACAGGAGCCTAACCAAGCAGAGGCCTCCAAGGAAGTGGCAGAGTCCAACACTTGCAAGTTTCCAGCTGGGATCAAGATTATTAACCACCCCACCATGTCCAACACCCAAGTGGTGGCCATCCCCAACAATGCCGACATCCACAGCATCATCACTGCACTGACTGCCAAGGGAAAAGAGAGCGGCAGTAGTGGGCCCAACAAATTCATCCTCATCAGTTGTGGGGGAGCCCCAACTCAGCCTCCAGGACTCCAGCCTCAAACCCAAACCAGCTATGATGCCAAAAGGACAGAAGTGACCCTGGAGACCTTGGGACCACAACCTGCAGCTAGGGATGGGAATCTTCCTAGACCACCTGGAGCCCTTTGCGAGCAGAAACGGGAGACCTGTG CAGATGGTGAGGCAGCAGGCTGCACTATCAACAAGAGCCTATCCAACATCCAGTGGCTCCGAAAGACGAGTTCTGATGGACTGGGCTCCTGCAGCATCAAGCAAGagatggaggagaaggagaatTGTCACCTGGAGCAGAGACAGGTTAAG gttcagggggcacatgtgcag GTTGAGGAACCTTCGAGACCATCAACGTCCTGGCAGAACTCTGTGTCTGAGCGGCCACCCTACTCTTACATGGCCATGATACAATTCGCCATCAACAGCACTGAGAGGAAGCGCATGACCTTGAAAGACATCTATACTTGGATAGAGGACCACTTTCCCTATTTTAAGCACATTGCCAAGCCAGGCTGGAAG AACTCCATCCGCCACAACCTTTCCCTGCATGACATGTTTGTCCGGGAGACGTCTGCCAATGGCAAGGTCTCCTTCTGGACCATTCACCCCAGTGCCAACCGCTACTTGACATTGGACCAGGTGTTTAAG CAGCAGAAACGACCGAATCCAGAGCTCCGCCGGAACATGACCATCAAAACTGAACTCCCGCTGAGCGCAC GGCGGAAGATGAAGCCACTGTTACCACGGGTCAGCTCATACCTGGTGCCTATCCAATTCCCGGTGAACCAGTCACTGGTGTTGCAGCCCTCGGTGAAGGTGCCATTACCCCTGGCGGCTTCCCTCATGAGCTCAGAGCTTGCCCGCCATAGCAAGCGAGTCCGCATTGCCCCCAAG GTGCTGCTAGCTGAGGAGGGGACAGCCCCTCTTCCTTCTGCAGGGCCAGGGAAAGAGGAGAAACTGCTGTGTGGAGAAGGGCTGTGTCCTTTGCTTCCAGTTCAGTCTATCAAGGAGGAACAAATCCAGCCTGGGGAGGAAATGCCGCACTTAGCGAGACCCATCAAAGTGGAGAGCCCCCCCTTGGAAGAGTGGCCCTCCCCGGCCCCGTCCTTCAAAGAGGAATCATCTCACTCCTGGGAGGATTCACCCCAATCTCCCACCCCAAGACCCAAGAAGTCCTACGGTGGGCTTAGGTCGCCAACCCGGTGTGTCTCGGAAATGCTTGTGATCCCAcacagggagaggagggagaggagccgGTCTCGGAGGAAACAGCATCTACTGCCTCCCTGCGTGGCTGAGCCGGAGCTGCTCTTCTCAGAGGGGCCCAGTACTTCCCGCTGGGCCGCAGAACTCCCGTTCCCGGCAGACTCCTCTCAGCCTGCCCCCCAGCTCAGCTACCCCCAGGAAGAGGGAGGACCTTTTAAGACACCCATTAAGGAAACGCTGCCCATCTCCTCCACCCCGAGCAAATCTGTCCTCCCCAGAACGCCTGAATCCTGGAGGCTCACGCCCCCAGCCAAAGTAGGGGGGCTGGATTTCAGCCCAGTACAAACCCCCCAGGGCGCCTCTGGCCCCTTGCCTGACCCCCTGGAGCTGATGGATCTCAGCACCACTCCACTGAAAAGCGTTCCCCCCTTTGAATCACCGCAAAGGCTCCTCAGTTCAGAACCCTTAGACCTCGCCTCCGTCCCCTTTGGCAACTCTTCTCCCTCAGATATAGAAGTCCCCAAGCCAGGCTCCCCGGAGCCACAGGTTTCTGGCCTCGCAGCCAATCGTTCTCTGACAGAAGGCCTGGTTCTGGACACAATGAATGATAGCCTCAGCAAGATCCTGCTGGACATCAGCTTTCCTGGCCTGGAGGAGGACCCACTGGGCCCTGACAACATCAACTGGTCCCAGTTTATTCCTGAGCTACAGTAg
- the FOXM1 gene encoding forkhead box protein M1 isoform X8 — protein sequence MKTSPRRPLILKRRRLPLPVQNAPSETSEEEPKRSPARQEPNQAEASKEVAESNTCKFPAGIKIINHPTMSNTQVVAIPNNADIHSIITALTAKGKESGSSGPNKFILISCGGAPTQPPGLQPQTQTSYDAKRTEVTLETLGPQPAARDGNLPRPPGALCEQKRETCADGEAAGCTINKSLSNIQWLRKTSSDGLGSCSIKQEMEEKENCHLEQRQVKVQGAHVQVEEPSRPSTSWQNSVSERPPYSYMAMIQFAINSTERKRMTLKDIYTWIEDHFPYFKHIAKPGWKNSIRHNLSLHDMFVRETSANGKVSFWTIHPSANRYLTLDQVFKQQQKRPNPELRRNMTIKTELPLSARRKMKPLLPRVSSYLVPIQFPVNQSLVLQPSVKVPLPLAASLMSSELARHSKRVRIAPKVLLAEEGTAPLPSAGPGKEEKLLCGEGLCPLLPVQSIKEEQIQPGEEMPHLARPIKVESPPLEEWPSPAPSFKEESSHSWEDSPQSPTPRPKKSYGGLRSPTRCVSEMLVIPHRERRERSRSRRKQHLLPPCVAEPELLFSEGPSTSRWAAELPFPADSSQPAPQLSYPQEEGGPFKTPIKETLPISSTPSKSVLPRTPESWRLTPPAKVGGLDFSPVQTPQGASGPLPDPLELMDLSTTPLKSVPPFESPQRLLSSEPLDLASVPFGNSSPSDIEVPKPGSPEPQVSGLAANRSLTEGLVLDTMNDSLSKILLDISFPGLEEDPLGPDNINWSQFIPELQ from the exons ATGAAAACCAGCCCCCGTCGGCCACTGATTCTCAAAAGACGGAGGCTGCCCCTTCCTGTTCAAAATGCCCCAAGTGAAACATCAGAGGAGGAACCCAAGAGATCCCCTGCCCGACAGGAGCCTAACCAAGCAGAGGCCTCCAAGGAAGTGGCAGAGTCCAACACTTGCAAGTTTCCAGCTGGGATCAAGATTATTAACCACCCCACCATGTCCAACACCCAAGTGGTGGCCATCCCCAACAATGCCGACATCCACAGCATCATCACTGCACTGACTGCCAAGGGAAAAGAGAGCGGCAGTAGTGGGCCCAACAAATTCATCCTCATCAGTTGTGGGGGAGCCCCAACTCAGCCTCCAGGACTCCAGCCTCAAACCCAAACCAGCTATGATGCCAAAAGGACAGAAGTGACCCTGGAGACCTTGGGACCACAACCTGCAGCTAGGGATGGGAATCTTCCTAGACCACCTGGAGCCCTTTGCGAGCAGAAACGGGAGACCTGTG CAGATGGTGAGGCAGCAGGCTGCACTATCAACAAGAGCCTATCCAACATCCAGTGGCTCCGAAAGACGAGTTCTGATGGACTGGGCTCCTGCAGCATCAAGCAAGagatggaggagaaggagaatTGTCACCTGGAGCAGAGACAGGTTAAG gttcagggggcacatgtgcag GTTGAGGAACCTTCGAGACCATCAACGTCCTGGCAGAACTCTGTGTCTGAGCGGCCACCCTACTCTTACATGGCCATGATACAATTCGCCATCAACAGCACTGAGAGGAAGCGCATGACCTTGAAAGACATCTATACTTGGATAGAGGACCACTTTCCCTATTTTAAGCACATTGCCAAGCCAGGCTGGAAG AACTCCATCCGCCACAACCTTTCCCTGCATGACATGTTTGTCCGGGAGACGTCTGCCAATGGCAAGGTCTCCTTCTGGACCATTCACCCCAGTGCCAACCGCTACTTGACATTGGACCAGGTGTTTAAG CAGCAGCAGAAACGACCGAATCCAGAGCTCCGCCGGAACATGACCATCAAAACTGAACTCCCGCTGAGCGCAC GGCGGAAGATGAAGCCACTGTTACCACGGGTCAGCTCATACCTGGTGCCTATCCAATTCCCGGTGAACCAGTCACTGGTGTTGCAGCCCTCGGTGAAGGTGCCATTACCCCTGGCGGCTTCCCTCATGAGCTCAGAGCTTGCCCGCCATAGCAAGCGAGTCCGCATTGCCCCCAAG GTGCTGCTAGCTGAGGAGGGGACAGCCCCTCTTCCTTCTGCAGGGCCAGGGAAAGAGGAGAAACTGCTGTGTGGAGAAGGGCTGTGTCCTTTGCTTCCAGTTCAGTCTATCAAGGAGGAACAAATCCAGCCTGGGGAGGAAATGCCGCACTTAGCGAGACCCATCAAAGTGGAGAGCCCCCCCTTGGAAGAGTGGCCCTCCCCGGCCCCGTCCTTCAAAGAGGAATCATCTCACTCCTGGGAGGATTCACCCCAATCTCCCACCCCAAGACCCAAGAAGTCCTACGGTGGGCTTAGGTCGCCAACCCGGTGTGTCTCGGAAATGCTTGTGATCCCAcacagggagaggagggagaggagccgGTCTCGGAGGAAACAGCATCTACTGCCTCCCTGCGTGGCTGAGCCGGAGCTGCTCTTCTCAGAGGGGCCCAGTACTTCCCGCTGGGCCGCAGAACTCCCGTTCCCGGCAGACTCCTCTCAGCCTGCCCCCCAGCTCAGCTACCCCCAGGAAGAGGGAGGACCTTTTAAGACACCCATTAAGGAAACGCTGCCCATCTCCTCCACCCCGAGCAAATCTGTCCTCCCCAGAACGCCTGAATCCTGGAGGCTCACGCCCCCAGCCAAAGTAGGGGGGCTGGATTTCAGCCCAGTACAAACCCCCCAGGGCGCCTCTGGCCCCTTGCCTGACCCCCTGGAGCTGATGGATCTCAGCACCACTCCACTGAAAAGCGTTCCCCCCTTTGAATCACCGCAAAGGCTCCTCAGTTCAGAACCCTTAGACCTCGCCTCCGTCCCCTTTGGCAACTCTTCTCCCTCAGATATAGAAGTCCCCAAGCCAGGCTCCCCGGAGCCACAGGTTTCTGGCCTCGCAGCCAATCGTTCTCTGACAGAAGGCCTGGTTCTGGACACAATGAATGATAGCCTCAGCAAGATCCTGCTGGACATCAGCTTTCCTGGCCTGGAGGAGGACCCACTGGGCCCTGACAACATCAACTGGTCCCAGTTTATTCCTGAGCTACAGTAg
- the FOXM1 gene encoding forkhead box protein M1 isoform X11, with amino-acid sequence MKTSPRRPLILKRRRLPLPVQNAPSETSEEEPKRSPARQEPNQAEASKEVAESNTCKFPAGIKIINHPTMSNTQVVAIPNNADIHSIITALTAKGKESGSSGPNKFILISCGGAPTQPPGLQPQTQTSYDAKRTEVTLETLGPQPAARDGNLPRPPGALCEQKRETCADGEAAGCTINKSLSNIQWLRKTSSDGLGSCSIKQEMEEKENCHLEQRQVKVEEPSRPSTSWQNSVSERPPYSYMAMIQFAINSTERKRMTLKDIYTWIEDHFPYFKHIAKPGWKNSIRHNLSLHDMFVRETSANGKVSFWTIHPSANRYLTLDQVFKQQKRPNPELRRNMTIKTELPLSARRKMKPLLPRVSSYLVPIQFPVNQSLVLQPSVKVPLPLAASLMSSELARHSKRVRIAPKVLLAEEGTAPLPSAGPGKEEKLLCGEGLCPLLPVQSIKEEQIQPGEEMPHLARPIKVESPPLEEWPSPAPSFKEESSHSWEDSPQSPTPRPKKSYGGLRSPTRCVSEMLVIPHRERRERSRSRRKQHLLPPCVAEPELLFSEGPSTSRWAAELPFPADSSQPAPQLSYPQEEGGPFKTPIKETLPISSTPSKSVLPRTPESWRLTPPAKVGGLDFSPVQTPQGASGPLPDPLELMDLSTTPLKSVPPFESPQRLLSSEPLDLASVPFGNSSPSDIEVPKPGSPEPQVSGLAANRSLTEGLVLDTMNDSLSKILLDISFPGLEEDPLGPDNINWSQFIPELQ; translated from the exons ATGAAAACCAGCCCCCGTCGGCCACTGATTCTCAAAAGACGGAGGCTGCCCCTTCCTGTTCAAAATGCCCCAAGTGAAACATCAGAGGAGGAACCCAAGAGATCCCCTGCCCGACAGGAGCCTAACCAAGCAGAGGCCTCCAAGGAAGTGGCAGAGTCCAACACTTGCAAGTTTCCAGCTGGGATCAAGATTATTAACCACCCCACCATGTCCAACACCCAAGTGGTGGCCATCCCCAACAATGCCGACATCCACAGCATCATCACTGCACTGACTGCCAAGGGAAAAGAGAGCGGCAGTAGTGGGCCCAACAAATTCATCCTCATCAGTTGTGGGGGAGCCCCAACTCAGCCTCCAGGACTCCAGCCTCAAACCCAAACCAGCTATGATGCCAAAAGGACAGAAGTGACCCTGGAGACCTTGGGACCACAACCTGCAGCTAGGGATGGGAATCTTCCTAGACCACCTGGAGCCCTTTGCGAGCAGAAACGGGAGACCTGTG CAGATGGTGAGGCAGCAGGCTGCACTATCAACAAGAGCCTATCCAACATCCAGTGGCTCCGAAAGACGAGTTCTGATGGACTGGGCTCCTGCAGCATCAAGCAAGagatggaggagaaggagaatTGTCACCTGGAGCAGAGACAGGTTAAG GTTGAGGAACCTTCGAGACCATCAACGTCCTGGCAGAACTCTGTGTCTGAGCGGCCACCCTACTCTTACATGGCCATGATACAATTCGCCATCAACAGCACTGAGAGGAAGCGCATGACCTTGAAAGACATCTATACTTGGATAGAGGACCACTTTCCCTATTTTAAGCACATTGCCAAGCCAGGCTGGAAG AACTCCATCCGCCACAACCTTTCCCTGCATGACATGTTTGTCCGGGAGACGTCTGCCAATGGCAAGGTCTCCTTCTGGACCATTCACCCCAGTGCCAACCGCTACTTGACATTGGACCAGGTGTTTAAG CAGCAGAAACGACCGAATCCAGAGCTCCGCCGGAACATGACCATCAAAACTGAACTCCCGCTGAGCGCAC GGCGGAAGATGAAGCCACTGTTACCACGGGTCAGCTCATACCTGGTGCCTATCCAATTCCCGGTGAACCAGTCACTGGTGTTGCAGCCCTCGGTGAAGGTGCCATTACCCCTGGCGGCTTCCCTCATGAGCTCAGAGCTTGCCCGCCATAGCAAGCGAGTCCGCATTGCCCCCAAG GTGCTGCTAGCTGAGGAGGGGACAGCCCCTCTTCCTTCTGCAGGGCCAGGGAAAGAGGAGAAACTGCTGTGTGGAGAAGGGCTGTGTCCTTTGCTTCCAGTTCAGTCTATCAAGGAGGAACAAATCCAGCCTGGGGAGGAAATGCCGCACTTAGCGAGACCCATCAAAGTGGAGAGCCCCCCCTTGGAAGAGTGGCCCTCCCCGGCCCCGTCCTTCAAAGAGGAATCATCTCACTCCTGGGAGGATTCACCCCAATCTCCCACCCCAAGACCCAAGAAGTCCTACGGTGGGCTTAGGTCGCCAACCCGGTGTGTCTCGGAAATGCTTGTGATCCCAcacagggagaggagggagaggagccgGTCTCGGAGGAAACAGCATCTACTGCCTCCCTGCGTGGCTGAGCCGGAGCTGCTCTTCTCAGAGGGGCCCAGTACTTCCCGCTGGGCCGCAGAACTCCCGTTCCCGGCAGACTCCTCTCAGCCTGCCCCCCAGCTCAGCTACCCCCAGGAAGAGGGAGGACCTTTTAAGACACCCATTAAGGAAACGCTGCCCATCTCCTCCACCCCGAGCAAATCTGTCCTCCCCAGAACGCCTGAATCCTGGAGGCTCACGCCCCCAGCCAAAGTAGGGGGGCTGGATTTCAGCCCAGTACAAACCCCCCAGGGCGCCTCTGGCCCCTTGCCTGACCCCCTGGAGCTGATGGATCTCAGCACCACTCCACTGAAAAGCGTTCCCCCCTTTGAATCACCGCAAAGGCTCCTCAGTTCAGAACCCTTAGACCTCGCCTCCGTCCCCTTTGGCAACTCTTCTCCCTCAGATATAGAAGTCCCCAAGCCAGGCTCCCCGGAGCCACAGGTTTCTGGCCTCGCAGCCAATCGTTCTCTGACAGAAGGCCTGGTTCTGGACACAATGAATGATAGCCTCAGCAAGATCCTGCTGGACATCAGCTTTCCTGGCCTGGAGGAGGACCCACTGGGCCCTGACAACATCAACTGGTCCCAGTTTATTCCTGAGCTACAGTAg
- the FOXM1 gene encoding forkhead box protein M1 isoform X14: MKTSPRRPLILKRRRLPLPVQNAPSETSEEEPKRSPARQEPNQAEASKEVAESNTCKFPAGIKIINHPTMSNTQVVAIPNNADIHSIITALTAKGKESGSSGPNKFILISCGGAPTQPPGLQPQTQTSYDAKRTEVTLETLGPQPAARDGNLPRPPGALCEQKRETCADGEAAGCTINKSLSNIQWLRKTSSDGLGSCSIKQEMEEKENCHLEQRQVKVQGAHVQVEEPSRPSTSWQNSVSERPPYSYMAMIQFAINSTERKRMTLKDIYTWIEDHFPYFKHIAKPGWKQQKRPNPELRRNMTIKTELPLSARRKMKPLLPRVSSYLVPIQFPVNQSLVLQPSVKVPLPLAASLMSSELARHSKRVRIAPKVLLAEEGTAPLPSAGPGKEEKLLCGEGLCPLLPVQSIKEEQIQPGEEMPHLARPIKVESPPLEEWPSPAPSFKEESSHSWEDSPQSPTPRPKKSYGGLRSPTRCVSEMLVIPHRERRERSRSRRKQHLLPPCVAEPELLFSEGPSTSRWAAELPFPADSSQPAPQLSYPQEEGGPFKTPIKETLPISSTPSKSVLPRTPESWRLTPPAKVGGLDFSPVQTPQGASGPLPDPLELMDLSTTPLKSVPPFESPQRLLSSEPLDLASVPFGNSSPSDIEVPKPGSPEPQVSGLAANRSLTEGLVLDTMNDSLSKILLDISFPGLEEDPLGPDNINWSQFIPELQ; encoded by the exons ATGAAAACCAGCCCCCGTCGGCCACTGATTCTCAAAAGACGGAGGCTGCCCCTTCCTGTTCAAAATGCCCCAAGTGAAACATCAGAGGAGGAACCCAAGAGATCCCCTGCCCGACAGGAGCCTAACCAAGCAGAGGCCTCCAAGGAAGTGGCAGAGTCCAACACTTGCAAGTTTCCAGCTGGGATCAAGATTATTAACCACCCCACCATGTCCAACACCCAAGTGGTGGCCATCCCCAACAATGCCGACATCCACAGCATCATCACTGCACTGACTGCCAAGGGAAAAGAGAGCGGCAGTAGTGGGCCCAACAAATTCATCCTCATCAGTTGTGGGGGAGCCCCAACTCAGCCTCCAGGACTCCAGCCTCAAACCCAAACCAGCTATGATGCCAAAAGGACAGAAGTGACCCTGGAGACCTTGGGACCACAACCTGCAGCTAGGGATGGGAATCTTCCTAGACCACCTGGAGCCCTTTGCGAGCAGAAACGGGAGACCTGTG CAGATGGTGAGGCAGCAGGCTGCACTATCAACAAGAGCCTATCCAACATCCAGTGGCTCCGAAAGACGAGTTCTGATGGACTGGGCTCCTGCAGCATCAAGCAAGagatggaggagaaggagaatTGTCACCTGGAGCAGAGACAGGTTAAG gttcagggggcacatgtgcag GTTGAGGAACCTTCGAGACCATCAACGTCCTGGCAGAACTCTGTGTCTGAGCGGCCACCCTACTCTTACATGGCCATGATACAATTCGCCATCAACAGCACTGAGAGGAAGCGCATGACCTTGAAAGACATCTATACTTGGATAGAGGACCACTTTCCCTATTTTAAGCACATTGCCAAGCCAGGCTGGAAG CAGCAGAAACGACCGAATCCAGAGCTCCGCCGGAACATGACCATCAAAACTGAACTCCCGCTGAGCGCAC GGCGGAAGATGAAGCCACTGTTACCACGGGTCAGCTCATACCTGGTGCCTATCCAATTCCCGGTGAACCAGTCACTGGTGTTGCAGCCCTCGGTGAAGGTGCCATTACCCCTGGCGGCTTCCCTCATGAGCTCAGAGCTTGCCCGCCATAGCAAGCGAGTCCGCATTGCCCCCAAG GTGCTGCTAGCTGAGGAGGGGACAGCCCCTCTTCCTTCTGCAGGGCCAGGGAAAGAGGAGAAACTGCTGTGTGGAGAAGGGCTGTGTCCTTTGCTTCCAGTTCAGTCTATCAAGGAGGAACAAATCCAGCCTGGGGAGGAAATGCCGCACTTAGCGAGACCCATCAAAGTGGAGAGCCCCCCCTTGGAAGAGTGGCCCTCCCCGGCCCCGTCCTTCAAAGAGGAATCATCTCACTCCTGGGAGGATTCACCCCAATCTCCCACCCCAAGACCCAAGAAGTCCTACGGTGGGCTTAGGTCGCCAACCCGGTGTGTCTCGGAAATGCTTGTGATCCCAcacagggagaggagggagaggagccgGTCTCGGAGGAAACAGCATCTACTGCCTCCCTGCGTGGCTGAGCCGGAGCTGCTCTTCTCAGAGGGGCCCAGTACTTCCCGCTGGGCCGCAGAACTCCCGTTCCCGGCAGACTCCTCTCAGCCTGCCCCCCAGCTCAGCTACCCCCAGGAAGAGGGAGGACCTTTTAAGACACCCATTAAGGAAACGCTGCCCATCTCCTCCACCCCGAGCAAATCTGTCCTCCCCAGAACGCCTGAATCCTGGAGGCTCACGCCCCCAGCCAAAGTAGGGGGGCTGGATTTCAGCCCAGTACAAACCCCCCAGGGCGCCTCTGGCCCCTTGCCTGACCCCCTGGAGCTGATGGATCTCAGCACCACTCCACTGAAAAGCGTTCCCCCCTTTGAATCACCGCAAAGGCTCCTCAGTTCAGAACCCTTAGACCTCGCCTCCGTCCCCTTTGGCAACTCTTCTCCCTCAGATATAGAAGTCCCCAAGCCAGGCTCCCCGGAGCCACAGGTTTCTGGCCTCGCAGCCAATCGTTCTCTGACAGAAGGCCTGGTTCTGGACACAATGAATGATAGCCTCAGCAAGATCCTGCTGGACATCAGCTTTCCTGGCCTGGAGGAGGACCCACTGGGCCCTGACAACATCAACTGGTCCCAGTTTATTCCTGAGCTACAGTAg
- the FOXM1 gene encoding forkhead box protein M1 isoform X22 — translation MKTSPRRPLILKRRRLPLPVQNAPSETSEEEPKRSPARQEPNQAEASKEVAESNTCKFPAGIKIINHPTMSNTQVVAIPNNADIHSIITALTAKGKESGSSGPNKFILISCGGAPTQPPGLQPQTQTSYDAKRTEVTLETLGPQPAARDGNLPRPPGALCEQKRETCDGEAAGCTINKSLSNIQWLRKTSSDGLGSCSIKQEMEEKENCHLEQRQVKVEEPSRPSTSWQNSVSERPPYSYMAMIQFAINSTERKRMTLKDIYTWIEDHFPYFKHIAKPGWKNSIRHNLSLHDMFVRETSANGKVSFWTIHPSANRYLTLDQVFKQQKRPNPELRRNMTIKTELPLSARRKMKPLLPRVSSYLVPIQFPVNQSLVLQPSVKVPLPLAASLMSSELARHSKRVRIAPKVFGEQVVFGYMSAAS, via the exons ATGAAAACCAGCCCCCGTCGGCCACTGATTCTCAAAAGACGGAGGCTGCCCCTTCCTGTTCAAAATGCCCCAAGTGAAACATCAGAGGAGGAACCCAAGAGATCCCCTGCCCGACAGGAGCCTAACCAAGCAGAGGCCTCCAAGGAAGTGGCAGAGTCCAACACTTGCAAGTTTCCAGCTGGGATCAAGATTATTAACCACCCCACCATGTCCAACACCCAAGTGGTGGCCATCCCCAACAATGCCGACATCCACAGCATCATCACTGCACTGACTGCCAAGGGAAAAGAGAGCGGCAGTAGTGGGCCCAACAAATTCATCCTCATCAGTTGTGGGGGAGCCCCAACTCAGCCTCCAGGACTCCAGCCTCAAACCCAAACCAGCTATGATGCCAAAAGGACAGAAGTGACCCTGGAGACCTTGGGACCACAACCTGCAGCTAGGGATGGGAATCTTCCTAGACCACCTGGAGCCCTTTGCGAGCAGAAACGGGAGACCTGTG ATGGTGAGGCAGCAGGCTGCACTATCAACAAGAGCCTATCCAACATCCAGTGGCTCCGAAAGACGAGTTCTGATGGACTGGGCTCCTGCAGCATCAAGCAAGagatggaggagaaggagaatTGTCACCTGGAGCAGAGACAGGTTAAG GTTGAGGAACCTTCGAGACCATCAACGTCCTGGCAGAACTCTGTGTCTGAGCGGCCACCCTACTCTTACATGGCCATGATACAATTCGCCATCAACAGCACTGAGAGGAAGCGCATGACCTTGAAAGACATCTATACTTGGATAGAGGACCACTTTCCCTATTTTAAGCACATTGCCAAGCCAGGCTGGAAG AACTCCATCCGCCACAACCTTTCCCTGCATGACATGTTTGTCCGGGAGACGTCTGCCAATGGCAAGGTCTCCTTCTGGACCATTCACCCCAGTGCCAACCGCTACTTGACATTGGACCAGGTGTTTAAG CAGCAGAAACGACCGAATCCAGAGCTCCGCCGGAACATGACCATCAAAACTGAACTCCCGCTGAGCGCAC GGCGGAAGATGAAGCCACTGTTACCACGGGTCAGCTCATACCTGGTGCCTATCCAATTCCCGGTGAACCAGTCACTGGTGTTGCAGCCCTCGGTGAAGGTGCCATTACCCCTGGCGGCTTCCCTCATGAGCTCAGAGCTTGCCCGCCATAGCAAGCGAGTCCGCATTGCCCCCAAG gtttttggggaacaggtggtgtttggttacatga GTGCTGCTAGCTGA